In a genomic window of Echeneis naucrates chromosome 4, fEcheNa1.1, whole genome shotgun sequence:
- the fkbp8 gene encoding peptidyl-prolyl cis-trans isomerase FKBP8 has protein sequence MTERGETMDSPPSAQRSGRTSLLDSGEDFELLHDEDGDDDPPPLEDAGGGKGKNTDESDKTNADSDPDTSGAVDEWLDVLGNDQLKKKVLETGEGRDSRPQKGQNVKINLKTYLRDGSLVEEQPGLTFTLGDGDVIHALDLTVQLMEMRERALIQTDAKYAYGTHGSLAPQVPPNADLSLEVELLEATDVPDLELLPPAEKIALASQKRERGNVHYQRGDYAFAVNSYSIALQITESSSKVDISPEEENELIDVKVKCLNNMAASQLKLDHYDAALKSCVSALAHQPENIKALFRMGKVLALQGEYTEAIQTLRKALKLEPTNKTIHAELSKLVKKHSEQRGAEQAMYKKMLGNPSSGSSIQKHQAKSSWGLSWKWLFGATAVAIGGVALSVVIAARN, from the exons ATGACTGAAAGGGGGGAGACAATGGACAGCCCGCCGTCGGCTCAGAGGAGTGGACGGACCTCGCTGCTGGACAGCGGGGAGGACTTCGAGCTTTTACACGATGAGGACGGTGACGACGACCCCCCTCCTCTCGAAGatgctggaggaggaaaggggaaaaacacAGACGAGTCTGACAAGACAAATGCAGACTCAGATCCTGACACTTCAGGTGCAGTCGATGAATGGCTGGATGTTTTAG GTAATGACCAGCTAAAGAAGAAAGTCCTTGAGACGGGGGAAGGACGAGACAGTCGACCACAGAAAGGACAGAATGTCAAGATTAATCTTAAAACCTATCTGAGAGATGGCTCACTGGTGGAGGAGCAACCTGGCCTCACTTTCACTCTGGGAGACGGTGATGTTATTCAC GCTCTGGATCTCACAGTCCAGCTCAtggaaatgagagagagggCTCTCATCCAGACAGATGCTAAATATGCCTATGGTACCCATGGGAG CCTTGCACCTCAGGTCCCCCCCAATGCTGACCTGTCCCTAGAAGTGGAACTGCTGGAGGCAACTGATGTTCCAGATCTGGAGTTGCTGCCACCTGCAGAAAAGATCGCCCTTGCCAgtcagaagagagagaggggcaatGTTCATTATCAACGTGGGGACTATGCTTTTGCCGTCAACTCGTATAGTATTGCCCTGCAGATAACAGAGTCTAGCTCTAAAG TTGACATTAGTCCTGAGGAAGAAAACGAGCTGATagatgtgaaagtgaaatgtttaaACAACATGGCTGCTTCTCAACTGAAACTGGACCACTATGATGCAGCACTTAAATCTTGTGTCTCAGCTCTAGCACACCAGCCAGAGAACATTAAAGCACTTTTTCGGATGGGCAag GTATTGGCCTTGCAAGGTGAATACACAGAAGCCATTCAAACCTTAAGAAAGGCACTGAAGTTGGAACCAACCAACAAG ACTATCCATGCAGAGCTTTCCAAGCTGGTGAAGAAGCACTCAGAGCAAAGGGGAGCAGAGCAGGCCATGTATAAGAAGATGCTGGGTAACCCCTCAAGTGGCAGCAGCATACAGAAACACCAGGCCAAGTCTTCCTGG GGTCTCAGCTGGAAGTGGCTATTTGGTGCCACTGCAGTAGCCATCGGTGGTGTAGCCTTATCGGTTGTCATAGCTGCTAGAAACTGA